Proteins encoded together in one Miscanthus floridulus cultivar M001 chromosome 16, ASM1932011v1, whole genome shotgun sequence window:
- the LOC136512820 gene encoding uncharacterized protein isoform X2, with translation MSDPLTTGRTRTVSSSTQEIFPSAAVKWPREEPAMAAVPVPVPPPPLLVSHAAVRAAASVVSHSGRVRLAGDHPPQVAALRRGDWVKLICGASFEDAADVRNLSLVYTLAGVDCIDCAADASVVGAVNEGIDVAASIVPEVQRPWVMISVNDDCRDLHFRKAEFDPEDCPPDCSKPCEKVCPADAISLERSVVGGEHTRSDPLRGKYEGGVITERCYGCGRCLPVCPYDRIRAVSYVRDPTMTAELLKSNDVDAIEIHTIGKGTDMFNTLWDSLSGSINNVKLVAVSLPDIGESTVDLMNAMYTIMESHFKGYNLWQLDGRPMSGDIGRGATRETVSFAAHVASMSERPPDRWTGFAQNTRTVWSCAHRGTPRSSTGGTTRSHVISRNCEGLYIQSFQAVHKTSGQTIGSRKGAAYRVCLVLRLFLAWPAF, from the exons ATGTCAGATCCTCTGACCACCGGCCGAACCCGAACCGTTTCTTCATCCACACAAGAGATATTTCCCAGCGCCGCTGTGAAGTGGCCGCGCGAGGAGCCAGCCATGGCCGCCGTCCCGGTCCCGGTCCCGCCGCCGCCTCTTCTAGTCTCCCACGCGGCCGTCCGGGCCGCGGCCTCCGTCGTATCCCACTCCGGCCGGGTCCGCCTTGCCGGCGACCACCCGCCGCAGGTCGCGGCCCTCCGGCGCGGCGACTGGGTCAAGCTCATCTGCGGCGCCAGCTTCGAG GATGCTGCTGATGTCAGGAATCTCTCCCTTGTCTACACTCTTGCTGGAG TGGATTGCATTGATTGTGCAGCAGATGCATCTGTGGTGGGTGCAGTGAATGAGGGTATTGATGTAGCAGCATCAATTGTACCAGAAGTTCAAAGGCCATGGGTGATGATTAGTGTTAATGATGATTGCAGAGATCTTCATTTCCGTAAAGCTG AGTTTGATCCTGAGGATTGCCCACCGGATTGCTCAAAGCCATGTGAGAAAGTTTGCCCGGCTGATGCAATATCACTAGAGCGTTCCGTGGTTGGTGGAGAGCACACTCGATCTGATCCTTTGCGTGGTAAATATGAG GGTGGTGTAATTACAGAGCGGTGCTATGGATGCGGTCGATGCTTGCCAGTTTGCCCGTATGACAGAATAA GAGCTGTGTCCTATGTTCGGGACCCTACTATGACTGCTGAGTTATTGAAAAGTAATGATGTTGATGCAATAGAGATACATACCATTGGAAA GGGAACTGATATGTTCAATACCCTCTGGGACAGCTTGAGTGGGTCCATCAATAATGTGAAGCTGGTTGCA GTTAGTCTTCCTGATATAGGTGAATCAACTGTTGATCTCATGAACGCAATGTACACAATAATGGAGTCCCATTTTAAAGGGTATAATCTTTGGCAG TTAGATGGCCGACCTATGAGTGGCGACATTGGTCGAGGTGCAACAAGGGAGACAGTTTCTTTTGCCGCTCATGTGGCTTCAATGTCAGAAAGACCTCCTG ATCGTTGGACGGGCTTTGCGCAAAATACCAGAACAGTTTGGTCCTGTGCGCATCGAGGAACACCCAGATCATCTACTGGAGGCACTACAAGAAGCCATGTCATTAGTAGGAACTGTGAAGGGTTATATATCCAGTCCTTCCAAGCCGTTCATAAAACAAGTGGACAGACAATAGGAAGTAGAAAAGGCGCAGCAtatagggtctgtttggttctcCGTTTATTCCTAGCCTGGCCAGCTTTCTAA
- the LOC136512820 gene encoding uncharacterized protein isoform X1, which produces MSDPLTTGRTRTVSSSTQEIFPSAAVKWPREEPAMAAVPVPVPPPPLLVSHAAVRAAASVVSHSGRVRLAGDHPPQVAALRRGDWVKLICGASFEDAADVRNLSLVYTLAGVDCIDCAADASVVGAVNEGIDVAASIVPEVQRPWVMISVNDDCRDLHFRKAEFDPEDCPPDCSKPCEKVCPADAISLERSVVGGEHTRSDPLRGKYEGGVITERCYGCGRCLPVCPYDRIRAVSYVRDPTMTAELLKSNDVDAIEIHTIGKGTDMFNTLWDSLSGSINNVKLVAVSLPDIGESTVDLMNAMYTIMESHFKGYNLWQLDGRPMSGDIGRGATRETVSFAAHVASMSERPPGFYQLAGGTNAYTIDCLKKAGLFQSISVAGTAASEMASSHQALIGGIAYGGYARKIVGRALRKIPEQFGPVRIEEHPDHLLEALQEAMSLVGTVKGYISSPSKPFIKQVDRQ; this is translated from the exons ATGTCAGATCCTCTGACCACCGGCCGAACCCGAACCGTTTCTTCATCCACACAAGAGATATTTCCCAGCGCCGCTGTGAAGTGGCCGCGCGAGGAGCCAGCCATGGCCGCCGTCCCGGTCCCGGTCCCGCCGCCGCCTCTTCTAGTCTCCCACGCGGCCGTCCGGGCCGCGGCCTCCGTCGTATCCCACTCCGGCCGGGTCCGCCTTGCCGGCGACCACCCGCCGCAGGTCGCGGCCCTCCGGCGCGGCGACTGGGTCAAGCTCATCTGCGGCGCCAGCTTCGAG GATGCTGCTGATGTCAGGAATCTCTCCCTTGTCTACACTCTTGCTGGAG TGGATTGCATTGATTGTGCAGCAGATGCATCTGTGGTGGGTGCAGTGAATGAGGGTATTGATGTAGCAGCATCAATTGTACCAGAAGTTCAAAGGCCATGGGTGATGATTAGTGTTAATGATGATTGCAGAGATCTTCATTTCCGTAAAGCTG AGTTTGATCCTGAGGATTGCCCACCGGATTGCTCAAAGCCATGTGAGAAAGTTTGCCCGGCTGATGCAATATCACTAGAGCGTTCCGTGGTTGGTGGAGAGCACACTCGATCTGATCCTTTGCGTGGTAAATATGAG GGTGGTGTAATTACAGAGCGGTGCTATGGATGCGGTCGATGCTTGCCAGTTTGCCCGTATGACAGAATAA GAGCTGTGTCCTATGTTCGGGACCCTACTATGACTGCTGAGTTATTGAAAAGTAATGATGTTGATGCAATAGAGATACATACCATTGGAAA GGGAACTGATATGTTCAATACCCTCTGGGACAGCTTGAGTGGGTCCATCAATAATGTGAAGCTGGTTGCA GTTAGTCTTCCTGATATAGGTGAATCAACTGTTGATCTCATGAACGCAATGTACACAATAATGGAGTCCCATTTTAAAGGGTATAATCTTTGGCAG TTAGATGGCCGACCTATGAGTGGCGACATTGGTCGAGGTGCAACAAGGGAGACAGTTTCTTTTGCCGCTCATGTGGCTTCAATGTCAGAAAGACCTCCTG GCTTCTATCAGTTGGCTGGTGGCACCAACGCATACACTATTGATTGCTTAAAGAAAGCTGGTCTTTTCCAATCTATTTCTGTTGCTG GGACCGCAGCTTCTGAAATGGCCAGTTCTCACCAAGCTTTAATCGGAGGGATTGCTTATGGTGGCTATGCTCGCAAG ATCGTTGGACGGGCTTTGCGCAAAATACCAGAACAGTTTGGTCCTGTGCGCATCGAGGAACACCCAGATCATCTACTGGAGGCACTACAAGAAGCCATGTCATTAGTAGGAACTGTGAAGGGTTATATATCCAGTCCTTCCAAGCCGTTCATAAAACAAGTGGACAGACAATAG
- the LOC136512820 gene encoding uncharacterized protein isoform X3 → MRLRVPAVPGPSPLLSVVLQAKDAADVRNLSLVYTLAGVDCIDCAADASVVGAVNEGIDVAASIVPEVQRPWVMISVNDDCRDLHFRKAEFDPEDCPPDCSKPCEKVCPADAISLERSVVGGEHTRSDPLRGKYEGGVITERCYGCGRCLPVCPYDRIRAVSYVRDPTMTAELLKSNDVDAIEIHTIGKGTDMFNTLWDSLSGSINNVKLVAVSLPDIGESTVDLMNAMYTIMESHFKGYNLWQLDGRPMSGDIGRGATRETVSFAAHVASMSERPPGFYQLAGGTNAYTIDCLKKAGLFQSISVAGTAASEMASSHQALIGGIAYGGYARKIVGRALRKIPEQFGPVRIEEHPDHLLEALQEAMSLVGTVKGYISSPSKPFIKQVDRQ, encoded by the exons GATGCTGCTGATGTCAGGAATCTCTCCCTTGTCTACACTCTTGCTGGAG TGGATTGCATTGATTGTGCAGCAGATGCATCTGTGGTGGGTGCAGTGAATGAGGGTATTGATGTAGCAGCATCAATTGTACCAGAAGTTCAAAGGCCATGGGTGATGATTAGTGTTAATGATGATTGCAGAGATCTTCATTTCCGTAAAGCTG AGTTTGATCCTGAGGATTGCCCACCGGATTGCTCAAAGCCATGTGAGAAAGTTTGCCCGGCTGATGCAATATCACTAGAGCGTTCCGTGGTTGGTGGAGAGCACACTCGATCTGATCCTTTGCGTGGTAAATATGAG GGTGGTGTAATTACAGAGCGGTGCTATGGATGCGGTCGATGCTTGCCAGTTTGCCCGTATGACAGAATAA GAGCTGTGTCCTATGTTCGGGACCCTACTATGACTGCTGAGTTATTGAAAAGTAATGATGTTGATGCAATAGAGATACATACCATTGGAAA GGGAACTGATATGTTCAATACCCTCTGGGACAGCTTGAGTGGGTCCATCAATAATGTGAAGCTGGTTGCA GTTAGTCTTCCTGATATAGGTGAATCAACTGTTGATCTCATGAACGCAATGTACACAATAATGGAGTCCCATTTTAAAGGGTATAATCTTTGGCAG TTAGATGGCCGACCTATGAGTGGCGACATTGGTCGAGGTGCAACAAGGGAGACAGTTTCTTTTGCCGCTCATGTGGCTTCAATGTCAGAAAGACCTCCTG GCTTCTATCAGTTGGCTGGTGGCACCAACGCATACACTATTGATTGCTTAAAGAAAGCTGGTCTTTTCCAATCTATTTCTGTTGCTG GGACCGCAGCTTCTGAAATGGCCAGTTCTCACCAAGCTTTAATCGGAGGGATTGCTTATGGTGGCTATGCTCGCAAG ATCGTTGGACGGGCTTTGCGCAAAATACCAGAACAGTTTGGTCCTGTGCGCATCGAGGAACACCCAGATCATCTACTGGAGGCACTACAAGAAGCCATGTCATTAGTAGGAACTGTGAAGGGTTATATATCCAGTCCTTCCAAGCCGTTCATAAAACAAGTGGACAGACAATAG